From one Anaerococcus prevotii DSM 20548 genomic stretch:
- the rplN gene encoding 50S ribosomal protein L14, with the protein MIQQETRMRVADNSGARELSVIKVLGGTGRRYSNIGDVVVCSVKSATPGAAVKKGAVVKAVIVRSKRGLKRNDGSSIRFDENAAVVIKDDLSPVGTRIFGPVTRELRSEGFMRIISLAPEVL; encoded by the coding sequence ATGATACAACAAGAAACTCGTATGAGAGTTGCAGATAACTCCGGAGCAAGAGAACTTTCAGTAATCAAAGTTCTTGGAGGAACTGGAAGAAGATATTCTAATATCGGAGACGTTGTGGTTTGTTCAGTTAAAAGTGCAACACCCGGAGCAGCGGTAAAAAAAGGTGCTGTTGTTAAAGCCGTTATAGTTAGATCAAAGAGAGGTCTTAAGAGAAATGACGGATCATCAATCAGATTTGATGAAAACGCAGCAGTAGTTATCAAAGACGACTTAAGCCCAGTTGGAACAAGAATTTTTGGACCAGTTACTAGAGAGCTAAGAAGTGAAGGATTCATGAGAATCATCTCACTTGCACCGGAAGTATTATAG
- the rpsQ gene encoding 30S ribosomal protein S17, which produces MERNRRHVLKGVVVSDSMDKTISVLVEEKIQHPVYKKRINRSKKYKAHDELNEAKVGDTVVIMETRPLSKTKRWRLVRVSQAAEIV; this is translated from the coding sequence ATGGAAAGAAATAGAAGACACGTACTTAAAGGCGTTGTCGTATCTGATTCAATGGATAAAACTATATCAGTTTTAGTTGAAGAAAAGATCCAACACCCAGTGTACAAAAAAAGAATTAACAGAAGCAAGAAATACAAAGCTCATGATGAACTAAATGAGGCTAAAGTTGGCGATACAGTTGTAATAATGGAAACAAGACCACTATCTAAAACAAAAAGATGGAGACTCGTTCGCGTAAGCCAAGCAGCAGAAATTGTTTAA
- the rpmC gene encoding 50S ribosomal protein L29: protein MKVAEIRNLSDQDLDKQLYDLQSELFNLRFRLATGQLENPSAIGSVKRDIARVKTIQTERKLNLNREA, encoded by the coding sequence ATGAAAGTAGCAGAAATCAGAAATTTATCAGACCAAGACTTAGATAAACAATTATATGATTTACAAAGTGAGCTTTTCAATCTTCGTTTTAGACTTGCAACAGGACAACTTGAAAATCCATCAGCTATAGGTTCTGTTAAAAGAGATATAGCTAGAGTTAAGACAATCCAAACAGAAAGAAAGCTTAATTTAAATAGGGAGGCTTAA
- the rplP gene encoding 50S ribosomal protein L16 yields the protein MLMPKRVKYRRQHRGRMKGYAHKGNELTYGEYGLQAVESTWMTANQIEAARRAMTRYIKRGGNIWIKVFPDKPVSKKPAEVRMGSGKGAPEYWVAVVKPGRVLFEMSGVSEEVAREAMRLAAQKLPIKTKFIQRLEVTGTEE from the coding sequence ATGTTAATGCCTAAAAGAGTTAAATATCGTAGACAACATAGAGGCAGAATGAAAGGTTACGCTCACAAGGGTAATGAACTTACTTATGGTGAATACGGTCTTCAAGCAGTAGAATCTACTTGGATGACAGCTAACCAAATCGAGGCTGCTCGTCGTGCGATGACAAGATATATCAAAAGAGGCGGAAATATTTGGATCAAAGTATTTCCAGACAAGCCAGTTTCTAAGAAACCAGCAGAAGTAAGAATGGGATCTGGTAAAGGTGCTCCAGAATATTGGGTTGCTGTAGTAAAACCAGGTAGAGTATTATTTGAGATGAGTGGTGTTAGTGAAGAGGTTGCTAGAGAAGCTATGAGACTTGCAGCGCAAAAACTTCCAATCAAGACAAAATTCATCCAAAGACTTGAAGTTACAGGTACGGAGGAATAA
- the rpsC gene encoding 30S ribosomal protein S3, whose translation MGQKVNPKGFRVGVIKDWDSKWFADKKDFSDLLVEDYNIRKIVKKEVYDAGISDIEIERAVNNLKITVFAGKPGMVIGKGGSGVEELKKKLEKVAPGRRIIINVEEIKYQDLSAQLVAENIANQLENRVAFRRAMKQSMQRTMRAGAKGIKTMVSGRLGGADMARSEGYSEGTIPLQTLRANIDYGFAEADTEYGKIGCKVWIYKGEVLPGEKAQREPKMKQPRNNRRRRNNRRPNNK comes from the coding sequence ATGGGCCAAAAAGTAAACCCAAAAGGATTTAGAGTAGGTGTTATCAAGGACTGGGATTCAAAATGGTTCGCAGACAAGAAAGATTTCTCAGATCTATTAGTTGAAGATTATAACATCAGAAAAATAGTTAAAAAAGAAGTATACGATGCAGGTATTTCTGATATAGAAATAGAAAGAGCAGTAAACAACCTTAAGATTACAGTATTTGCTGGAAAACCAGGAATGGTAATCGGAAAAGGTGGATCTGGAGTTGAAGAACTTAAGAAAAAACTTGAAAAAGTTGCTCCAGGTAGAAGAATCATCATCAATGTTGAAGAGATCAAATACCAAGATCTTTCTGCTCAACTTGTAGCTGAAAATATTGCAAACCAACTAGAAAACAGAGTTGCTTTCAGACGTGCTATGAAACAATCTATGCAAAGAACAATGAGAGCAGGAGCTAAGGGTATCAAGACAATGGTATCTGGTAGACTTGGTGGAGCTGATATGGCTAGAAGCGAAGGATATTCAGAAGGAACAATCCCACTTCAAACACTAAGAGCAAACATTGACTACGGATTTGCTGAAGCTGATACAGAATACGGTAAGATTGGTTGTAAAGTATGGATCTACAAGGGCGAAGTTCTTCCAGGAGAAAAGGCTCAAAGAGAACCAAAGATGAAACAACCAAGAAACAACAGAAGAAGAAGAAATAATAGACGTCCAAATAATAAATAA
- the rplV gene encoding 50S ribosomal protein L22 — protein sequence MEVKAIAKYQRISPLKVHYIAREIRGKQVDEALNILRFTNKKGARLLSDVLKSAIANAENNNGLDRANLYVKKAYANDAPTMKRWHPKAKGAAYPILKRSSHIGVVLADIEDTEE from the coding sequence ATGGAAGTTAAAGCAATAGCTAAATATCAAAGAATTTCTCCTCTTAAAGTACATTATATAGCTAGAGAAATTAGAGGCAAACAAGTAGACGAAGCACTTAATATCTTAAGATTTACAAACAAAAAAGGTGCAAGACTTCTTTCAGACGTACTAAAAAGTGCAATTGCCAATGCTGAAAACAACAACGGACTTGATAGAGCTAATCTTTATGTCAAAAAAGCTTACGCTAACGATGCACCAACAATGAAAAGATGGCATCCAAAGGCTAAAGGAGCTGCATATCCAATACTAAAAAGATCAAGTCATATCGGCGTAGTACTAGCAGATATAGAAGATACGGAGGAATAA
- the rpsS gene encoding 30S ribosomal protein S19: MARSIKKGPFVDDHLMKKVDELNEKNEKKVIRTWSRRSTIFPEFVEHTIAVHDGRKHVPIYITEDMVGHKLGEFVPTRTFRGHAKKATEAKSKVR, encoded by the coding sequence ATGGCAAGATCTATTAAAAAAGGACCATTTGTCGATGATCATTTAATGAAAAAAGTTGACGAATTAAATGAAAAAAATGAGAAAAAAGTTATAAGAACATGGTCAAGACGTTCTACAATATTCCCTGAATTTGTAGAACACACTATCGCAGTTCACGACGGTAGAAAGCATGTTCCAATATATATTACTGAAGATATGGTAGGACACAAGCTAGGCGAGTTCGTACCAACAAGAACATTCAGAGGCCACGCTAAGAAGGCTACTGAAGCTAAAAGCAAAGTGAGATAG
- the rplB gene encoding 50S ribosomal protein L2, producing MAIRKLKPSSNGHRNMSVSTFEEITTDRPEKSLTVDLKSKGGRNNTGRTTVRFRGGGVKRRYRIIDFKRDKDNIPARVKTIEYDPNRSANIALVAYADGEKRYILAPKGLKVGDVIESGSEADIKAGNALELKDIPVGTTIHNVELRAGRGAVLVRSAGVGAQLMAKEGNFATLRLPSGEMRMIHLNCKATVGVVGNSEHELIRVGKAGKSRYMGRRPHVRGSVMNPVDHPHGGGEGRTPIGRPSPMTPWGKKAMGVKTRNTKKQSEAYIVRRRNEK from the coding sequence ATGGCTATTAGAAAATTAAAACCATCTTCAAACGGTCATAGAAATATGTCTGTTTCAACATTCGAAGAAATAACTACAGACAGACCAGAAAAAAGTCTTACAGTTGATCTTAAATCTAAAGGTGGTAGAAACAACACAGGTAGAACAACAGTTAGATTCCGTGGTGGCGGAGTTAAGAGAAGATATAGAATAATCGACTTCAAAAGAGATAAAGATAATATCCCAGCAAGAGTTAAAACTATAGAATACGATCCAAATAGATCTGCAAATATAGCCCTAGTTGCTTATGCTGATGGAGAAAAAAGATACATCCTTGCTCCAAAAGGACTTAAGGTAGGAGATGTAATCGAATCAGGATCTGAAGCAGATATCAAAGCAGGTAACGCACTTGAACTTAAAGATATCCCAGTAGGTACAACAATCCACAATGTAGAACTTAGAGCAGGAAGAGGAGCAGTTCTTGTAAGAAGTGCTGGTGTTGGTGCTCAACTTATGGCTAAAGAAGGAAACTTCGCAACACTAAGACTTCCATCAGGTGAGATGAGAATGATCCACCTAAACTGCAAGGCTACAGTAGGAGTTGTAGGAAACTCAGAACACGAACTTATCAGAGTTGGTAAGGCTGGAAAGAGCAGATATATGGGAAGAAGACCTCACGTAAGAGGATCTGTAATGAACCCTGTTGACCATCCACACGGTGGTGGTGAAGGTAGAACACCAATCGGTAGACCAAGCCCAATGACACCATGGGGTAAGAAGGCTATGGGTGTTAAGACAAGAAACACTAAAAAACAATCTGAAGCTTACATCGTAAGAAGAAGAAACGAAAAATAG
- the rplW gene encoding 50S ribosomal protein L23 translates to MRSPYEIIKRPIITEKSMEMLDENKYTFEVDKDANKPEIKAAVEAIFDGVKVKNVRTMNYTGKSVRTRYGYGKRADWKKAIVTLTEDSAEIEYFDGL, encoded by the coding sequence ATGAGATCACCTTACGAAATAATCAAAAGACCAATAATCACAGAAAAAAGCATGGAAATGCTTGACGAGAACAAGTACACCTTTGAAGTAGACAAGGATGCAAACAAACCAGAAATTAAAGCTGCAGTAGAAGCTATTTTTGACGGAGTTAAAGTTAAAAATGTAAGAACTATGAACTATACTGGAAAATCTGTAAGAACAAGATACGGATATGGTAAAAGAGCTGACTGGAAAAAAGCTATCGTTACTTTAACAGAAGATAGTGCAGAAATTGAATACTTCGATGGACTATAA
- the rplD gene encoding 50S ribosomal protein L4, producing the protein MPKVDILNIKGENVGSLELNETLFNTEISEHSVYEVVKNQLANKRQGTQSAKTRSEVRGGGRKPFRQKGTGRARQGSIRAPHYTGGGVVFAPKPRDYSYKVPKKLRRKALYSVLTSKVVDGELIVLDDLKLENNKTKEAAAVLNAVEAGKKAYVVTAENDNNVYRSFRNIEGVDVASASLINVYDLVRHNKLVITKDAIAKLEEVFI; encoded by the coding sequence ATGCCTAAAGTAGATATTTTAAACATTAAGGGAGAAAATGTTGGTTCTTTAGAGCTAAACGAAACTCTATTTAATACTGAAATAAGCGAACATTCAGTTTATGAAGTAGTTAAAAACCAACTAGCAAATAAAAGACAAGGTACACAATCTGCGAAAACTCGTTCAGAGGTTCGTGGTGGTGGACGTAAACCATTTAGACAAAAAGGAACAGGACGTGCTCGTCAAGGTTCAATCAGAGCTCCTCACTACACAGGCGGTGGAGTTGTATTTGCACCAAAGCCAAGAGATTATAGCTACAAAGTTCCTAAGAAACTAAGAAGAAAAGCATTATATTCAGTTCTTACATCAAAAGTTGTTGATGGAGAGCTAATCGTACTAGATGATCTAAAGCTAGAAAACAACAAGACAAAAGAAGCGGCTGCAGTACTTAACGCAGTAGAAGCTGGAAAGAAAGCTTACGTTGTTACAGCTGAAAATGACAACAATGTATACAGATCATTTAGAAATATCGAAGGCGTAGATGTTGCATCAGCAAGCCTTATCAATGTTTACGACTTAGTAAGACACAACAAGTTAGTTATCACAAAAGATGCGATTGCTAAGCTTGAGGAGGTATTTATCTAA
- the rplC gene encoding 50S ribosomal protein L3: MKSIFTTKVGMTQVIDEDGVITPVTVLKADENVVVQVKTVETDGYNAIQVGYMDKKEKNVTKPVREHFKKANASTKRFLREINFGEETPELNLGDTITVEQFEAGDIVDVVATSKGKGTQGAIKRWNYGRGPASHGSKSHRVAGARAAGSDPARVFKGRKGSGKMGNERVTVQNIEVVKVSVEDNYILVKGGVPGPKGGLVQIKQAIKA; encoded by the coding sequence GTGAAGAGTATATTTACAACAAAAGTAGGCATGACTCAAGTCATCGACGAAGATGGAGTTATTACTCCTGTTACTGTCCTAAAAGCTGACGAAAACGTAGTTGTACAAGTTAAAACAGTAGAAACTGACGGTTACAACGCAATCCAAGTTGGTTACATGGACAAGAAAGAAAAGAATGTAACAAAACCAGTAAGAGAACACTTCAAAAAGGCTAACGCTAGCACAAAGAGATTCCTAAGAGAGATCAACTTTGGAGAGGAAACTCCAGAATTAAATCTTGGAGATACAATCACAGTTGAACAATTTGAAGCTGGAGACATAGTTGACGTTGTTGCTACAAGCAAGGGTAAGGGAACTCAAGGCGCTATCAAAAGATGGAACTACGGAAGAGGTCCAGCAAGCCACGGTTCAAAATCACACAGAGTTGCAGGTGCAAGAGCTGCAGGTTCTGACCCAGCAAGAGTTTTCAAAGGTAGAAAAGGTTCAGGAAAAATGGGTAACGAAAGAGTTACTGTCCAAAACATTGAAGTTGTTAAAGTAAGTGTTGAAGATAACTACATCTTAGTTAAAGGTGGAGTTCCAGGACCTAAGGGCGGACTTGTTCAAATCAAACAAGCTATCAAAGCCTAA
- the rpsJ gene encoding 30S ribosomal protein S10: MANQKIRIRLRAYDHEVIDSSAEKIVEAVKRSGAEVSGPIPLPTEIERITILRAVHKYKDSREQFEQRTHKRLIDIIGPNAKTLDALKKLNLPAGVDIEIKL; the protein is encoded by the coding sequence ATGGCTAATCAAAAGATAAGAATTAGACTAAGAGCATACGATCACGAAGTAATCGACAGCTCAGCAGAAAAAATCGTAGAAGCGGTTAAAAGATCAGGAGCCGAAGTAAGTGGACCAATTCCATTACCAACAGAGATAGAAAGAATTACTATCTTAAGAGCGGTTCACAAATACAAGGACTCAAGAGAACAGTTTGAACAAAGAACACACAAGAGATTAATCGACATCATAGGACCTAATGCAAAGACATTAGACGCACTTAAGAAACTAAACTTACCTGCAGGTGTCGACATCGAAATTAAACTATAA
- a CDS encoding putative ABC transporter permease, whose product MNFEYYLTYFFIYAFIGWILEVSFKAMRRGVFVNSGFLNGPYCPVYGFGAVAVLYFLSLVDSSNKLVLLIASMFIASLIELITGFVLEKLFHMKWWDYSDKVLNIGGYICLEFSLIWAALCFILYEAIHPVIAQFVSHFSTSFLLGCDLIFALVLFVDLLATVNMILGINKKFREIEKSSARIKQVSDKLGEKVAERSLDLKEKREEFENSELGQNLDRRGEKIRLDLRKVFDKKSERRIIRAYPNLRARIEERLKDL is encoded by the coding sequence ATGAATTTTGAATATTATTTAACTTATTTTTTTATCTATGCCTTTATAGGCTGGATACTTGAAGTTTCCTTTAAGGCTATGAGGAGGGGAGTTTTCGTCAATAGTGGTTTCCTTAATGGGCCCTATTGCCCTGTATATGGCTTTGGTGCTGTGGCAGTCTTGTACTTTTTGAGCTTGGTGGATTCGTCTAACAAGCTAGTTTTGCTAATCGCCTCTATGTTTATAGCAAGTCTAATCGAGCTTATCACAGGCTTTGTTTTGGAGAAACTTTTTCATATGAAGTGGTGGGACTACTCCGATAAGGTCCTCAATATAGGAGGCTATATTTGCCTTGAGTTTTCTTTAATCTGGGCTGCACTTTGCTTTATCCTATATGAAGCAATCCATCCTGTCATTGCCCAATTTGTAAGTCATTTTTCGACTAGCTTTCTTTTGGGATGTGACCTAATCTTTGCCCTAGTCCTTTTTGTAGACCTACTCGCTACTGTCAACATGATTCTGGGAATTAACAAGAAGTTCAGGGAGATTGAAAAGTCCTCCGCTAGGATCAAGCAAGTTTCAGATAAGCTTGGAGAGAAGGTCGCAGAAAGAAGCCTAGACCTTAAAGAAAAAAGAGAAGAGTTTGAAAATAGCGAGCTTGGCCAAAATCTCGATAGGAGAGGAGAGAAGATAAGGCTTGATTTAAGGAAAGTTTTTGATAAGAAATCTGAGAGAAGGATTATCAGAGCCTATCCAAATCTTAGAGCAAGAATAGAGGAAAGACTTAAGGACTTGTAG
- a CDS encoding Na+/H+ antiporter NhaC family protein, whose amino-acid sequence MKENNKISAKALIPFAIFIGLYLATGLFLQIKGVEMAFYQLPAPIAVFVAIIVAFFIFEGSIEDKFDTLVSGCGDSNIIIMCLIYLLAGAFSSLAKASGGVDSVVALGLAFIPSGFLTAGVFLIASFISIATGSSVGTITALGPIAVGLANTSGISLALMLGALVGGAMFGDNLSIISDTTIAATRSQGCDMKDKFKMNAKIAIPSAILTLILLLVFGAPKVTTSPTDLTYDLLSIIPYLFVLIVALMGVNVFVVLTGAIGLSSALLLLRGSSIIDISQIIWEGFTGMFEIFLLSMLIGGLSKMVADEGGINWIISKIKIFATDLRTGELGIGLLVCLADICVANNTVAIIISGPIAKKMSREFEIDPRRSASLLDTFSCVFQGIIPYSAQVLIAAGFTGGALAPFELIPFFWYQFILGILAIISILAPRDHKE is encoded by the coding sequence ATGAAAGAAAATAATAAAATTTCGGCCAAGGCTTTGATTCCCTTTGCTATATTCATCGGCCTTTACCTAGCCACAGGCCTTTTTCTCCAAATCAAAGGAGTCGAGATGGCCTTTTACCAACTACCTGCCCCTATAGCAGTCTTTGTCGCAATTATAGTAGCCTTTTTTATCTTTGAAGGAAGTATAGAAGATAAGTTCGATACCCTAGTTTCAGGTTGTGGGGACTCTAATATTATAATTATGTGTTTGATCTACCTACTAGCGGGAGCCTTCTCCTCCCTTGCCAAGGCCTCTGGCGGAGTGGACTCTGTAGTTGCCCTAGGACTTGCCTTTATACCAAGTGGCTTTCTTACAGCAGGAGTCTTTCTCATAGCTTCCTTTATATCCATTGCTACAGGATCATCTGTAGGCACTATCACTGCCCTTGGCCCAATCGCAGTAGGACTTGCTAATACTAGCGGTATAAGCCTTGCCCTAATGCTAGGAGCCTTGGTGGGAGGGGCCATGTTTGGGGACAATCTTTCCATAATCTCCGATACAACCATAGCCGCAACTAGGAGTCAGGGTTGTGATATGAAGGATAAGTTTAAGATGAATGCCAAAATCGCCATACCCTCCGCAATCCTAACCCTTATCCTCCTTCTAGTATTCGGAGCGCCGAAAGTTACTACAAGTCCGACAGACCTTACTTACGACCTTTTATCAATTATCCCCTATCTGTTTGTCCTTATAGTTGCCCTTATGGGAGTCAATGTATTTGTCGTACTTACTGGAGCAATTGGACTTTCCTCAGCTCTTTTGCTCCTAAGAGGATCTTCCATTATAGATATATCCCAAATTATCTGGGAAGGCTTTACAGGAATGTTTGAGATTTTCCTTCTTTCCATGCTTATAGGAGGCCTGTCCAAGATGGTTGCAGATGAAGGAGGAATCAATTGGATAATATCCAAGATTAAAATCTTCGCCACAGACCTTAGGACAGGAGAGCTTGGCATAGGTCTTCTCGTCTGTCTAGCGGATATCTGTGTCGCTAACAACACCGTAGCAATCATAATCTCAGGGCCTATAGCTAAGAAGATGTCTAGAGAATTCGAGATTGACCCAAGGCGTAGTGCCTCCCTCCTCGATACCTTCTCCTGTGTCTTCCAGGGAATCATCCCCTACTCTGCCCAGGTCCTCATTGCAGCAGGCTTTACCGGAGGAGCCCTCGCTCCCTTCGAGCTTATACCCTTCTTCTGGTATCAATTTATCCTTGGCATCCTCGCCATAATCTCAATCCTAGCTCCTAGAGACCATAAAGAATAA